From Streptomyces griseorubiginosus, one genomic window encodes:
- a CDS encoding glutathione peroxidase yields the protein MTTSSSPLGVEIGALTGGPADLSQYAGKAVLVVNVASKCGLTPQYNGLEKLQERYAERGFTVLGVPCNQFLGQEPGSAEEIAEFCSATYGVTFPLTEKVEVNGEGRHALYERLVGFADAEGHTGDIRWNFEKFLIGRDGEVVARFSPQTEPESDEVVAAVEGALA from the coding sequence ATGACTACTTCCTCCTCTCCCCTGGGTGTCGAGATCGGCGCCCTCACCGGTGGTCCGGCCGACCTCTCCCAGTACGCCGGCAAGGCCGTCCTCGTCGTGAACGTGGCGTCCAAGTGCGGGCTGACCCCGCAGTACAACGGCCTGGAGAAGCTCCAGGAGCGGTACGCGGAGCGGGGCTTCACCGTGCTCGGCGTGCCCTGCAACCAGTTCCTCGGGCAGGAGCCCGGCAGCGCCGAGGAGATCGCGGAGTTCTGCTCGGCGACGTACGGCGTGACCTTCCCGCTGACCGAGAAGGTCGAGGTGAACGGGGAGGGGCGGCACGCGCTGTACGAGCGGCTGGTGGGCTTCGCCGACGCGGAGGGTCACACCGGGGACATCCGCTGGAACTTCGAGAAGTTCCTGATCGGACGGGACGGGGAGGTCGTGGCGCGGTTCTCGCCGCAGACGGAGCCGGAGTCGGACGAGGTCGTGGCCGCGGTGGAGGGGGCGCTGGCGTAG
- a CDS encoding DUF2235 domain-containing protein — protein sequence MARHLVVCCDGTWNRADQSHKTNVAKVALAVRRRTAVGTEQRVYYHSGVGAQRPERLRGGAFGLGLSRNVLDAYRFLIQTYEPGDSLYLFGFSRGAFTARSLAGLVRNCGILRREQADRIDEAWALYRSRTKQPTSVAATLFRQAYAHETEIRFVGVWDTVGSLGIPVPAPWFLRPLVNRFNKRWAFHDTDLSTWVNGAFHALAVDEQRSAFPPTLWHQQKGAAEQGQELRQVWFAGVHTDVGGGEADSGLSDLTLLWMVGHATRYGLEFDTRVLSEKGPDEMKPDRSADFAVRPDPLGPRHYSRVKFYKVFRVLDRPIGVAEEPRDPKKPRTPQDHVLDGCEYLSDSVLARYEQLSDYRPPALAEYLRIFGDTRRVDHAPLRVDEPPYSAPVPTVEPCPACDGPLTSGGMLLVHREDDGLRACRTLWRCAERHLWWRWADRPGKPLEECPYPQVFRG from the coding sequence ATGGCCAGACATCTGGTGGTCTGCTGCGACGGGACCTGGAATCGCGCCGACCAGTCGCACAAGACCAATGTGGCCAAGGTGGCCCTGGCGGTACGGCGACGCACCGCCGTCGGTACGGAACAGCGGGTGTACTACCACAGCGGGGTCGGCGCCCAGCGGCCGGAACGGCTGCGCGGCGGCGCGTTCGGACTCGGCCTGTCGCGGAACGTGCTCGACGCCTACCGCTTCCTCATCCAGACCTACGAACCCGGCGACAGCCTCTACCTGTTCGGGTTCAGCCGGGGCGCGTTCACCGCGCGCAGCCTGGCGGGTCTGGTGCGCAACTGCGGCATCCTGCGCCGGGAGCAGGCCGACCGGATCGACGAGGCGTGGGCGCTGTACCGCAGCCGTACCAAGCAGCCGACCAGCGTGGCGGCCACCCTGTTCCGCCAGGCCTACGCCCACGAGACGGAGATCCGCTTCGTCGGCGTCTGGGACACGGTCGGCTCCCTCGGGATCCCGGTCCCGGCCCCCTGGTTCCTGCGGCCGCTCGTCAACCGCTTCAACAAGCGCTGGGCCTTCCACGACACCGACCTCAGCACCTGGGTCAACGGCGCCTTCCACGCCCTGGCCGTCGACGAACAGCGCTCCGCGTTCCCGCCGACGCTGTGGCACCAGCAGAAGGGTGCCGCCGAGCAGGGCCAGGAACTGCGGCAGGTCTGGTTCGCCGGCGTGCACACCGACGTCGGAGGCGGCGAGGCGGACTCGGGGCTGTCCGACCTCACCCTGCTGTGGATGGTCGGCCACGCCACCCGCTACGGCCTCGAGTTCGACACCCGGGTCCTCAGCGAGAAGGGGCCCGACGAGATGAAGCCGGACAGGAGCGCCGACTTCGCCGTACGACCGGACCCGCTGGGCCCGCGGCACTACTCGCGGGTGAAGTTCTACAAGGTGTTCCGGGTTCTGGACCGGCCCATCGGAGTGGCGGAGGAACCGAGGGACCCGAAGAAGCCGAGGACGCCCCAGGACCATGTCCTCGACGGCTGCGAGTACCTGTCCGACTCCGTCCTCGCGCGGTACGAGCAGCTGAGCGACTACCGCCCTCCGGCGCTCGCCGAGTACCTGAGGATCTTCGGGGACACCCGGCGCGTCGACCACGCGCCGCTGCGGGTGGACGAACCCCCGTACAGTGCGCCCGTGCCGACCGTGGAACCCTGCCCCGCCTGCGACGGGCCGTTGACGTCCGGCGGCATGCTTCTGGTGCACCGCGAGGACGACGGCCTGCGCGCCTGCCGCACGCTGTGGCGCTGCGCCGAGCGGCACCTGTGGTGGCGGTGGGCCGACCGCCCGGGAAAGCCCCTGGAGGAGTGTCCGTATCCGCAGGTGTTCCGGGGCTGA
- a CDS encoding DUF397 domain-containing protein, producing MAIRLGTLDTWTTSTYTNANGACLMVRSTEEEALELGDTKIPEGPKLAFPAEAWSAFVASVKA from the coding sequence ATGGCAATTCGTCTGGGCACCCTGGACACATGGACGACCTCCACCTACACCAACGCCAACGGGGCTTGCCTGATGGTGAGGTCGACCGAGGAGGAAGCACTCGAACTCGGCGACACCAAGATCCCCGAGGGGCCCAAGCTGGCCTTCCCCGCCGAGGCGTGGAGTGCCTTCGTGGCCTCGGTCAAGGCGTGA
- a CDS encoding MFS transporter, translated as MRSYRELFRTPEYSPFLLSFASYAAAQTVGGLALGTLVYRATGSPFLSAVSMFGPQLAQLLGAAFLLSGADRLPPRAILTVIPLAFAAATAVLALPGLPIWAVFVVLLLQGLVASLGGGVRGGLMNEILPKGGYVLGRSVFNMLWGLIQITGFATGGALLALLSPRACLLLTAACYLLSAAVTRLGLTARPPRSTGRPSLSATWHTNALLWSSRPRRLVLLGLWVPNGLIVGSDSLYVSYAPSAAGTMYACGALGMFAGDLAVGRLVPPALRPRLATPLRLLLAVPYLFFFLRPGVALSVLAATVASVGFAASLVLQERLMSLTPDELAGQSLGLHTTGMVAFQGIGAVLAGSLAQLASPATAMTLMATASIAVTLTLSALGRREERCPVARLERA; from the coding sequence ATGCGCAGCTACCGCGAGCTCTTCCGCACCCCGGAGTACTCCCCCTTCCTCCTCTCCTTCGCCTCCTACGCGGCCGCCCAGACCGTCGGCGGCCTGGCCCTCGGCACACTCGTCTACCGGGCCACCGGCTCCCCGTTCCTGTCGGCGGTGAGCATGTTCGGGCCGCAGCTGGCGCAGTTACTGGGAGCCGCGTTCCTGCTCTCGGGCGCCGACCGGCTGCCCCCGCGGGCCATCCTGACCGTCATCCCGCTCGCCTTCGCGGCGGCCACGGCGGTCCTTGCCCTGCCCGGCCTGCCGATCTGGGCGGTCTTCGTGGTGCTACTGCTCCAGGGGCTCGTCGCGTCGCTGGGCGGGGGAGTGCGCGGGGGCCTGATGAACGAGATCCTCCCCAAGGGCGGTTACGTCCTTGGCCGTTCGGTCTTCAACATGCTCTGGGGCCTGATCCAGATCACCGGCTTCGCGACCGGCGGCGCCCTCCTCGCCCTCCTGTCCCCGCGCGCCTGTCTGCTCCTCACGGCGGCCTGCTACCTGCTGTCGGCCGCCGTCACCCGCCTCGGCCTCACCGCCCGCCCACCGCGCTCCACGGGCCGCCCGTCCCTCTCCGCGACCTGGCACACCAACGCCCTGCTGTGGTCCTCGCGCCCCCGCCGCCTGGTCCTCCTCGGCCTGTGGGTCCCCAACGGCCTGATCGTGGGCAGCGATTCGCTCTACGTCTCCTACGCCCCCTCGGCCGCGGGCACGATGTACGCGTGCGGGGCGCTGGGCATGTTCGCGGGCGACCTGGCGGTGGGCCGCCTGGTGCCGCCCGCGCTACGGCCCCGCCTCGCCACCCCGCTGCGGCTGCTGCTGGCGGTGCCGTACCTGTTCTTCTTCCTACGGCCCGGTGTCGCGCTGTCGGTCCTGGCCGCGACGGTGGCCTCGGTCGGGTTCGCCGCCTCGCTGGTCCTCCAGGAACGGCTGATGTCCCTGACGCCGGACGAACTCGCCGGTCAGTCCCTCGGGTTGCACACCACCGGCATGGTCGCGTTCCAGGGCATCGGCGCGGTCCTCGCCGGCTCCCTGGCCCAACTGGCCTCCCCGGCCACGGCGATGACACTCATGGCGACCGCGTCGATCGCCGTGACCCTGACCCTCTCCGCGCTCGGCAGGCGTGAGGAACGGTGTCCGGTGGCCCGGCTCGAGCGGGCGTAG
- a CDS encoding winged helix-turn-helix domain-containing protein: MGWWQVDGDTLVRSRFVVCPFTETFAALRLLNTGTGAHPGEDAWLRAHLPAYRARLAADPVTALLVRSGMGTSWIADFLAPLPRDGTPLEDTLARIRATDPAVARADVRVSLRGPLPAALERDDLPERAAALLAHVWTATVRPYWDRRRRILEADVVARTAQVSQGGWAAVIDSLLPGQTRWLGGNRLQVNRHERPPRDIRGAELVFVPVTAGRGWATWEEPRRYALVYGCTGALADPGARSVPESLGTLLGAGRARVLVLLDAPLSTSQLVAVTGQALGSVGRHLRVLLDAGLVERRRAGRSVLYVRTAAGEVLVEASGAARVVAGPSGAVGAGAGDSPGGVRLRS, translated from the coding sequence ATGGGCTGGTGGCAGGTCGACGGGGACACCCTGGTCCGCAGCCGGTTCGTGGTCTGCCCGTTCACCGAGACCTTCGCCGCGCTGCGGCTGCTGAACACCGGCACCGGGGCGCATCCGGGCGAGGACGCCTGGCTCCGCGCCCACCTGCCCGCCTACCGCGCCCGGCTCGCGGCCGACCCGGTGACCGCGCTGCTGGTGCGCTCCGGGATGGGCACGTCCTGGATCGCCGACTTCCTGGCACCCCTGCCACGCGACGGGACACCGCTGGAGGACACCCTGGCCCGCATCCGGGCGACCGACCCCGCCGTGGCACGGGCCGACGTCCGGGTCTCGCTGCGCGGTCCGCTCCCGGCCGCCCTGGAGCGCGACGACCTCCCCGAGCGGGCGGCCGCGCTCCTCGCCCACGTCTGGACGGCGACCGTACGGCCGTACTGGGACCGTCGGCGCCGGATCCTGGAGGCGGACGTGGTCGCCCGGACCGCTCAGGTGAGCCAGGGCGGCTGGGCGGCGGTCATCGACTCCCTGCTGCCGGGGCAGACCCGCTGGCTCGGCGGCAACCGGCTCCAGGTGAACCGGCACGAGCGCCCGCCGCGTGACATCCGGGGCGCGGAGCTCGTCTTCGTCCCGGTCACCGCCGGGCGCGGCTGGGCGACGTGGGAGGAGCCGAGGCGGTACGCCCTGGTCTACGGCTGCACGGGCGCCCTCGCCGACCCTGGCGCCCGGAGCGTGCCCGAGAGTCTCGGCACGCTGCTCGGCGCCGGGCGGGCCCGGGTGCTCGTCCTGCTGGACGCCCCGCTCAGCACCAGCCAGCTCGTCGCGGTGACCGGGCAGGCGCTGGGGTCGGTGGGGCGGCATCTGCGGGTGCTGCTGGACGCGGGCCTTGTGGAGCGGCGGCGGGCGGGGCGGTCGGTGCTGTACGTGCGGACGGCGGCGGGGGAGGTGCTGGTGGAGGCGTCGGGGGCGGCCCGGGTCGTGGCGGGGCCGTCGGGGGCCGTCGGGGCCGGGGCCGGGGATTCACCGGGCGGAGTTAGGCTCCGCTCATGA